The Calditrichota bacterium genome includes the window TTGTATCGCGTCGTTTGATTTCGGGCCGGTAACTTTCCATCACGGACAAGCGGATTTGAGCTGAATCGATTTCCGAGGCCCTCAAGTCCAGCATCCCCAGTGCAAATTGATAGGTCAATTTGTGGAAGAACACCTGCTCTACATCCTGCTTTTGAGTGAAAGAATCATACCAGGCTCTGGCCTGTTGGCGGGCCTCCCGGAGGTCTGCCCGATCGCCATAAATCCAAATTTTTAACCAATGGGCATATCGAGGAAGGACCCTGTCTTTGAGAGATTCGGCCAACTGAACGGATCGAGACAATTCCCCAAGAGCCCGATTGGACTTACCCAGCCAATAAAAATACAAACCGTTGTACAAATGTCCTTCAGCCTGATCAGAAAGCGATTTTTTTTGAATAAAATATCGGTTGACTGCTTCCAGTGCCGCCGGATATTTTTCCTGTAAGGCAAGCAAATAGGCAATTTTTCGCCTGGAACCAAATTCCGGTTCTTTTTGGAGGGCTTTGTGATAAAAGGCCAACGCCTCTTCAAGTTGACCTGTGGCAAAATAAAAATCCCCCATGGAATCGTACGGATTGGGCTCCCCGGGAAAAGCAGCCACATATTTTTGAAAACAGGTTCGGGCTTTTTGCCGATCGCCTTTTCGCAGATACGCGTAACCAAGGATGTTCAGCGCCCCGCCGTTGTGGGGATCCAAATCTACGGCCCGTTCCAAAGAAGCAATGGCCCGGTCTGTTTCACCCAGATTGAACAGCGTCCAGCCCAGTGAAAGGTGAGCGACCTTTTCCCGGGGAAACTCTTCCGCCATTTTCTCCAGGTATGCAATTCCTTTTTGCCGGTCATTTTCAAACCGAAGGGCGTAAAATCCGTTGATCCAATACTGCCATTTCTTGCCCGCCTTGTGTACAAACGCATGGGCTTTCCGGTACGCTTCTTTTTCCACCTGCGGATCCTTGGTGGCCAACGCCATCAGCACATACGCCCGGGCAAAGGTGGAATCAATTTGAATGGCTTGCCGACAGTAGTGCACGGCCTCCCGGGAACTCATATTTACAAAGGCATTTTCCGCTTTTAGAAAATAACGATAGGCCTGCAGAGATGTGGTTGTAATATCGGAAATGGGTTGCCGGATTTCCTTTTTCTCCAAACGCGCAGAAAGGCCTATTCCCCGGATAATTTGCTCGCTCAATCGGTCAATCTGAGATTTCAAAATACTGCCGGCTCCCTCGCCACTGGCACTGGCCGTTTTCAGCAGACGCTTGGTTTGGACATCGAGGACCTTCACATCCGTGGCGAACACCTGACCGGCCTTGGTGAAACTACCCAACACAATAATATGCACGCTGTCTCGCTGGCACAATTGAAATCCCAAATTCTTGTCAATGGTGGTCACTTTGGGGCGTCCCATTTGTTCCAGCAAATCGTGCATCCGTTCCCAGGTGGTCACCCGCAGGAGACGCGACTGCTCCAATTTACTAATTAAAAGATTAGGAATTGCCATTTTCAAATAATCGTACTGCGGATCACCGGTCTGGTTTTCAAAAGTAATCACGGCGATTGGACGGGGAGCCAAATGAACGGTCTGCTTGAAAATTAGGGATTTACCGGTCAGAAAACCAATGGAAAGAATCAGAAGAAGCAGAAAAACAAGGACCCCTGTCTTCAACCAATTTGGGCGGGCCTTTTGTCTCGGTGGCTGCCAGCGGGAGGTGTCGTTCCCCTTGACGGCGTTCTTCAAGTCGTTGGCCATTTCATCCACATACTGGTAGCGTTTATCGGGGTTTTTGGCCAGTGCCTTCAAAATAATCCGCTCCAAATCCAGGGGGACGTCCGTGCGCAGGGCCGTGGGCGGCGGGGGGTCTTCGTTGAGAATCGCGTAAACAACCGCCTGTTCGTATTCCCCCCGGAAAGGCAACCGGCCCGTCATCATTTCGTACAAAACCACTCCCAGCGCCCAGATGTCGCTGCGGTGGTCTGCCTCTTTTCCCGTGGCTTGTTCGGGTGACATGTACGCCGCTGTTCCCAGCGTGGTGCCTTCGGTGGTCAGAAGGCTTCGGTTGGACAATTTGGCCAGCCCAAAGTCCAGAATCTTGACCACACCCTCTTTGGTAAGAAAAATATTGGCAGGCTTAATGTCCCGGTGAACGATTTTTTGCTCGTGCGCCCGGGCTAACCCCCGGGCAATTTGCACGGCTATTTCAACGGCTTCATCGATTGGCAGCGGCCCCTTTTCGATCTTTTCTTTCAGGGTTTGTCCCTCGTAAAAAGCCATAACGATAAAAAGCCGGCCGTCTTCGGTTTCGTCAATCTCGTGAATGGTGCAAATGTTCGTGTGTTCCAGGGCGGAGGCGGCCTGCGCTTCAAGGATAAAGCGCTCTTTGGCCCGGGAGTCGCGGAGTGACCCCTGCGGCAGGAATTTGAGGGCAACGGTGCGTTTGAGCTTTGTGTCTTCGGCTTTGTACACCACGCCCATGCCGCCGCGCCCCACTTCCTCAAGAATTCGATAATGAGAAATGGTTCTCCCAATCATCATGCCCTCCGGGGCTTCCTGTTCAGGGGTGCAGCATTTTTAGGGATTCCCAAAGAATCGAGACAAGTGTTATTCTCTGTCGGTATTGTTTCTAATGGAATTATATAACAATTCGCGGGAAATGGCAAGAACAATTTTGGGGTGACACATTTTTCTGGTCAATTTTCTGAATAATCAAATACATACAAATTTAATTGAACCCCGCCGCTTCCGGACGGGCCGGGGGCGGTCCTCTTTCCGCCGTCTCTCAAGGCAGACAAACTCGACGTGTAGATTGGATCGTTTCATATTTCAATCAGCATGCGCAGCGGATCTTCCAGAAGTTCTTTGAGCCGTACCAGAAAACTCACCGATTCTTTGCCGTCAATAACCCGATGGTCGTAGGAAAGTGCCACATACATCATCGGGCGGACGGCCACTTCGCCGTTTACCGCCACCGGGCGCTCCTGGATTTTGTGCATTCCCAGAATAGCCGATTGCGGGGCATTAAGCAGAGGCGTGGACATCAGCGAGCCAAAAACGCCGCCGTTCGTAATCGAAAAGGTGCCCCCCGTCATCTCCTCAATGGTCAGTCGATTTTCCCGGGCTTTCTGAGCCAGTCTCAGAATTTCCCTTTCAATTTCCGCCAGTGTCAGGGACTGCGCATTAAAAATCACCGGTACCACCAGTCCCCGTTCGGTGGAGACTGCAATTGAAATATCGCAATAATCGGGGTACACCATCTCATCCCCTTCAAGGTGCGCATTTACCCGGGGGAATTCTTGTAAGGCCAGAACACTGGCGCGCACAAAAAAGGACATGAAGCCTAATTTTACACCGTATTTCTTCTGAAAAGAGTCCTTGTACCGGTTTCTCGCCTCAATCAAAGCGCTCATATCAATTTCATTGAAAGTGGTCAGCATGGCGGTCTCATTTCGGGCGGTTACGAGACGCCTGGCAATGGTTTTACGCAGTTGACTCAGTTTTTCCCGGCGGACGGATCGTTTTCCCGGGACGCCTTCGACAGCCTCTTTTTCGGGCCGATTGATTTTTTCTTCCTTCTCCAAAACGACTTCCTCCGGCCGTTCACGGGCCTCTTTTCCCGGGCCTGCCTCCTTTTCGGCAACAGCCCTCAGGGCATCTTCCTTCGTAATTCGCCCGTTGATCCCGGTGCCCCGAATAAATTCTGCTGAAAGCCCGGCTTCCCTGAGAATTTCCAGGGCAACCGGTGAGGCAAAACTCTTTTGAGAATCTTCCGTCTTTTCTTTCGGCTGAGCGGTTTCTTCCCTTGTCTCTGTTTCGGAAACAACGGCTCCTTCTTTTTCCGCCGCGGGCTTTTCGTCAGAAACCCTGATCCGAGCAATCACCGTTCCGATTCCAACCGTCTCCCCTTCTTTGACCACAATCTCCAGTTTCCCCGATTCTTCGGCCGCAACCTCCATGGTTGCCTTGTCAGATTCGATCTCACAAATCGGTTCATCCATTTCCACCCAATCCCCGTCCTTTTTGAGCCACTGACCAATTGTGGCTTCCACAACGGATTCCCCGATGGAAGGAATTTTTACGTCAACAGTCACGTTTTACCCTCATTTCTTTTGGAAGATTTTTTAAAAATGATTTTCCACAACGACTTCTTCAAGCGGCAACTGTCCGGGCTTTGGCCAGGGATCTTTTAACCGTTTTCCGATAGCGATCATAGGGCCCATCACGTAATCCTTCGGAAGCCGGACGATTTCTGCCACCTTTTCCAGGTCAAAACCAATCATTGGACAGGAATCATATCCCATGGTTTTGGCCGCCAGCATGAGATTCTGGGCCGCCATTCCGATCGATCGTTGTGCCTCGTCCCGCTGCAGCCATTCCCGGTCCTTAAAAAAACTCCCGATCAGATCTACAACCCGCTTTGAAATATTTTCCGGAATATTTCTCCAATAGCGTTCCGGATTTTTTTGCCAGGCTTTCGTATCGGCTGTAATGAGGACCAGGAAAGAGGCGTCCGTAATCTGGGCCTGATTCCAGCCCAATTCGCTCCGGATTTTTTTGCGCAGTTCAGGATCGCGAAGAATAACAAATCGCCAGTGCTGAAGATTGAAACTGGTGGGGGCCTGAATGGCTGCTTCCAGAAGTTGTTTTTCTTCTTCTTTTGTTAGGCGATGATTGGGATCGAAGACCTTAATGGACCGGCGTTGATAAATGGCATCGAATGTATCCATAAAAATTTTCCTTTTATTTCTAAAGTACGTTCATTTTCCAGAGAAAGCCTGTTCCAGAAGAGTTTTTTGTTCAATCAAAAATTGCTGATAAAAGCCCGTTGCCGGCGTGGCGCTTTCTTCACGCGCCAGAAACTCCATGGGAATGTCCCTTAAAATGTCCATCAAATAACGGCGCGGCCCCATATTTTCCGGTTCTTCCTGGACCCAGACCAGTTTGGCGCGGGAATATTTTTCCCGAATTTTCTCAAAGCCCCTGCGGGGAAACGGGTACAGTTGTTCCAACCGAACCAGAGCCACGTCGTTGCGCTCCTCCTTTTCCTTCTTTTCAAGAAGCTCGTAAAAGATTTTTCCTGAAGAAAGGAGCACTTTTTTTATTTTTTGCGGTTCTGTTGCCGGATCGTCAAGAATGGGCCGGAATCCCCCGATTGAAAATTCCTCCAACGGACTCACGCAGCGCGGATGCCGCAGCAGGCTTTTGGGTGTGAAAAGAACCAGAGGCTGGGGAAACGGCATTTTCAGATGCCGCCTTAACAGATGGAAGAGATTGGCCGGCGTCGTGCAATTGGCCACAATCATGTTGTTTTTGGCACACAGCTCCAAAAACCGCTCGATTCGCGCCGAGGAGTGTTCCGGTCCCTGGCCTTCGTAACCGTGGGGCAAATACAGCACCAGGCCGCTCATGCGATTCCACTTGGCCTCCGAACTGGAAAGAAACTGGTCGATAATAATTTGGGCCCCGTTGGCGAAATCCCCGAACTGCGCTTCCCAGACGGTGAGATCTTTCGGAACAACACAGGAATAGCCGTATTCAAATCCCAGGGCGGCATATTCCGACAAAAGTGAATTGTAAATTCTAAAGCGTGCGCCCTTTTTCTCGGCTGCACGCAGTGGAATATATTCTTCTTCCGTTTTCTCGTCGTAAACCGCCGCATGCCGATGCGAAAATGTGCCTCGTTTCGTATCCTGTCCGCTCAATCGAATCGAGATACCTTCATCCAGAAGACTGGCGTAGGCGAGGAATTCACCAATGGCCCAATCTGCTTCTTGTTGCTGGAGCACACGTTCCAGGCGCTTTTGGTAAAGTGAGTCTATTTTCTTAAAGACGTGAAGATTTGGAGAAAGATGAAAAATCTTTTTAGAGAGATTCAATAATCTGGTTTTACTCACGGCCGTTTTCAGAGGGGCTTCAAAATCAAAGTCTATTCTGACGGACTGATCACACGTATCCTGAAAACCACTTGCCCGTTCAATTTTTTCCTCTTCCCGTACTTTTTTAAACCGCATTTGCAGGTCATTGCGGAATTCCTTCTCCATCTCCTGGACCACACTTTGCTCCAGTTCCCCGCCCTCCAAAAGCCTTTGTTTGTAGATTTCGCGTGGATTGGGGTGTCCGGCAATAATCTTGTAGAGTTTGGGCTGTGTGTAGCGCGGCTCATCGCCCTCGTTATGGCCGTATTTTCGGTAACCCAGTAAATCGATAAAAATGTCCGTGTGGAAGGTTTGCCGGTATTCCAGCGCCAGAAGGACGGTGTACACCACCGCCTCCACATCGTCTGCATTGACATGAAACACGGGAGACAGAATTACCTTGGCCACATCCGTGGAGTAGGTGCTGGAACGGGCATCCAGGTAATTCGTGGTAAAGCCAATTTGGTTGTTCACCACCAGATGGATCGTTCCCCCCGTTTCGTAGGCGGGCAGCCGGGACATTTGCGCCACCTCGTAGACCACTCCCTGACCGGCAAGGGAGGCATCTCCGTGAATTAAAATGGGCGCCACCTTTTTGTGGTCGCCGGCGTATTTTGTGTCAATTTTTGCACGCGCCATTCCCTCCACAACCGGGTCAACCGCCTCCAGATGGGATGGGTTGGGGGCCAAACTCAAAAGTACCGTTCTTCCGTCACGGGCCACAAATTGGCTGGTAAAGCCCAAATGGTATTTGACATCCCCGGCAAAAACCGATTCTGCATGTCCCCTGTCCTCAAACTCCGAAAAAATGTCTTCGTAGGATTTGTTCAAAATGTTTGCCAGCACATTCAATCGACCGCGGTGAGGCATTCCCATTACAAATTCTGAAATGCCCAGTTCCACCCCTTTTTTAATCGCAGCATCCAGTGCGGGAATGAGTGTTTCTCCGCCCTGAAGGGAAAATCGTTTTTGCCCCACATATTTTGAATGCAAAAATTGCTCGAACAGCACGGCCTGACTTAATTTTCTCAAAATCTGGCGCTTCTGTTCCAGGGAAAACCGGGGGGTGTTTTCACGGGTTTCCATTCGCTGCTTGAGCCACTCCACCTTTTCCGGCTCGCGAATGTACATGTACTCCACGCCGACGCTGCTGCAATAGGTTTTGTCCAGGCGCTGCAGAATCTTCCGCAGGGTCGCCGGCCCGAGACCCACCTCTGTTCCGGCATGAAAGGTCGTCTCCAGATCCGACACACTCAGCCCGAAATTTTCAATATCCAGGGTGGGTGTGTATTGGCGCCGTGTGCGTACCGGATTGGTTTTTGTGAACAAATGTCCCCGCGTCCGATAGGCGTGAATGAGATTTAAGACTTTGATTTCTTTTAAAATATGCTCCGGGGGTGCGATGGCTTTTGCGGGAGATTCCATCCCGAATTCGAATCCTTCGAAAAATTTCCGCCAGCCATAATCCACGGATTCGGGATTTTCCTGGTAGTTCCGGTACAAATCTTCAATATATCGTGCGTCTGCGTGAAGCATCTTTTTGTCGTTCTTCAAATTTTCTTCGGGTGATAATTTTAACGATAGTCATTGTCAAATGTGATTTCAATATAAGATAAAATCAGTCCGATTTTCAAATAAAGTTTTTTTGCTCCACGGGTTTTTCTTGTGGGAAAATGAATTTCTTCAAAAACACGGACATTTTGCGGCAAACACAAAAAAAGGCCTCCCGACGAATCGAGGAGGCCTTTCATTCTGAGTGGCTTACTCCCTATTTCAACAGCAAGAGTTTTTGCATCTTCAAATAGCTGCCGGCACGCAATTTTGCAAAGTACACACCCGATGGTAAACGGGCGGCATTCCAGACTTTGGTATACCGGCCTGCAGACATCTTTTCTTGAACCAGTGTGGCCACCTTTTGTCCCATCATGTTGTAAATAGACAATTCCACGCGGGCCTGCCGAGGCAGTTCAAAGGAAAACGTGGTCGTCGGATTAAAGGGATTGGGATAATTCTGCAACAGGACAAATTGCTTCGGAACTCCCATGTTGTTTTCCTTTTCATTCACGCGCGTAAAAACGGGATTTTCAAAGAAACTCAGCACATCCTTAAAAAAGGCGACGCCGTGTTTTTGGGAATCCATGTAATACGGGTCGAAATAACAGCCCAGGGCCTTGGAGGTCCCGTTATCGTAATAAATTGCCGAGGCCAGCCCGGCCAACGGGTAGGAATCGGGTCCCATCACATAGACCGGAACAGCGCCCTCACGAGGGGTGCAACCATCGCCGTACCACAAGCCGCCGCTGGAAAAATACCATTTAATCGTATCCAGCATGGAAATATTCTGGCGCGGATAGCGAATGAGCATGGGAACGCCCGTTCCGCCGTCATCTTTCTTCGACTGG containing:
- a CDS encoding protein kinase, yielding MMIGRTISHYRILEEVGRGGMGVVYKAEDTKLKRTVALKFLPQGSLRDSRAKERFILEAQAASALEHTNICTIHEIDETEDGRLFIVMAFYEGQTLKEKIEKGPLPIDEAVEIAVQIARGLARAHEQKIVHRDIKPANIFLTKEGVVKILDFGLAKLSNRSLLTTEGTTLGTAAYMSPEQATGKEADHRSDIWALGVVLYEMMTGRLPFRGEYEQAVVYAILNEDPPPPTALRTDVPLDLERIILKALAKNPDKRYQYVDEMANDLKNAVKGNDTSRWQPPRQKARPNWLKTGVLVFLLLLILSIGFLTGKSLIFKQTVHLAPRPIAVITFENQTGDPQYDYLKMAIPNLLISKLEQSRLLRVTTWERMHDLLEQMGRPKVTTIDKNLGFQLCQRDSVHIIVLGSFTKAGQVFATDVKVLDVQTKRLLKTASASGEGAGSILKSQIDRLSEQIIRGIGLSARLEKKEIRQPISDITTTSLQAYRYFLKAENAFVNMSSREAVHYCRQAIQIDSTFARAYVLMALATKDPQVEKEAYRKAHAFVHKAGKKWQYWINGFYALRFENDRQKGIAYLEKMAEEFPREKVAHLSLGWTLFNLGETDRAIASLERAVDLDPHNGGALNILGYAYLRKGDRQKARTCFQKYVAAFPGEPNPYDSMGDFYFATGQLEEALAFYHKALQKEPEFGSRRKIAYLLALQEKYPAALEAVNRYFIQKKSLSDQAEGHLYNGLYFYWLGKSNRALGELSRSVQLAESLKDRVLPRYAHWLKIWIYGDRADLREARQQARAWYDSFTQKQDVEQVFFHKLTYQFALGMLDLRASEIDSAQIRLSVMESYRPEIKRRDTKGQADFYFRRFKGELFLKQNKFDEASAAFRQMTRLFYTWMAFDPNFTLIIGVNTPFTGDLRARILQKQNRIGEAIAAYENLLNGENLLLVHPLYHFRLAQLYEQNRQPGKAVVQYRKFLQLTQGADLFSEERALVRAHLSKLTRADGEQISATRQIAVGTSIPQTLFH
- a CDS encoding 2-oxoglutarate dehydrogenase E1 component; the encoded protein is MLHADARYIEDLYRNYQENPESVDYGWRKFFEGFEFGMESPAKAIAPPEHILKEIKVLNLIHAYRTRGHLFTKTNPVRTRRQYTPTLDIENFGLSVSDLETTFHAGTEVGLGPATLRKILQRLDKTYCSSVGVEYMYIREPEKVEWLKQRMETRENTPRFSLEQKRQILRKLSQAVLFEQFLHSKYVGQKRFSLQGGETLIPALDAAIKKGVELGISEFVMGMPHRGRLNVLANILNKSYEDIFSEFEDRGHAESVFAGDVKYHLGFTSQFVARDGRTVLLSLAPNPSHLEAVDPVVEGMARAKIDTKYAGDHKKVAPILIHGDASLAGQGVVYEVAQMSRLPAYETGGTIHLVVNNQIGFTTNYLDARSSTYSTDVAKVILSPVFHVNADDVEAVVYTVLLALEYRQTFHTDIFIDLLGYRKYGHNEGDEPRYTQPKLYKIIAGHPNPREIYKQRLLEGGELEQSVVQEMEKEFRNDLQMRFKKVREEEKIERASGFQDTCDQSVRIDFDFEAPLKTAVSKTRLLNLSKKIFHLSPNLHVFKKIDSLYQKRLERVLQQQEADWAIGEFLAYASLLDEGISIRLSGQDTKRGTFSHRHAAVYDEKTEEEYIPLRAAEKKGARFRIYNSLLSEYAALGFEYGYSCVVPKDLTVWEAQFGDFANGAQIIIDQFLSSSEAKWNRMSGLVLYLPHGYEGQGPEHSSARIERFLELCAKNNMIVANCTTPANLFHLLRRHLKMPFPQPLVLFTPKSLLRHPRCVSPLEEFSIGGFRPILDDPATEPQKIKKVLLSSGKIFYELLEKKEKEERNDVALVRLEQLYPFPRRGFEKIREKYSRAKLVWVQEEPENMGPRRYLMDILRDIPMEFLAREESATPATGFYQQFLIEQKTLLEQAFSGK
- the odhB gene encoding 2-oxoglutarate dehydrogenase complex dihydrolipoyllysine-residue succinyltransferase, with protein sequence MTVDVKIPSIGESVVEATIGQWLKKDGDWVEMDEPICEIESDKATMEVAAEESGKLEIVVKEGETVGIGTVIARIRVSDEKPAAEKEGAVVSETETREETAQPKEKTEDSQKSFASPVALEILREAGLSAEFIRGTGINGRITKEDALRAVAEKEAGPGKEARERPEEVVLEKEEKINRPEKEAVEGVPGKRSVRREKLSQLRKTIARRLVTARNETAMLTTFNEIDMSALIEARNRYKDSFQKKYGVKLGFMSFFVRASVLALQEFPRVNAHLEGDEMVYPDYCDISIAVSTERGLVVPVIFNAQSLTLAEIEREILRLAQKARENRLTIEEMTGGTFSITNGGVFGSLMSTPLLNAPQSAILGMHKIQERPVAVNGEVAVRPMMYVALSYDHRVIDGKESVSFLVRLKELLEDPLRMLIEI
- a CDS encoding nitroreductase family protein; translated protein: MDTFDAIYQRRSIKVFDPNHRLTKEEEKQLLEAAIQAPTSFNLQHWRFVILRDPELRKKIRSELGWNQAQITDASFLVLITADTKAWQKNPERYWRNIPENISKRVVDLIGSFFKDREWLQRDEAQRSIGMAAQNLMLAAKTMGYDSCPMIGFDLEKVAEIVRLPKDYVMGPMIAIGKRLKDPWPKPGQLPLEEVVVENHF